In Achromobacter spanius, the following proteins share a genomic window:
- a CDS encoding Bug family tripartite tricarboxylate transporter substrate binding protein — translation MTVLSHAKAILAAAIAGVCFSSAAQAADPYPNKPIRLIVPFAAGGTTDIVARIVSEGLGRELGQAVVVENRGGGGGSIGADAVARATPDGYTLGVATVSTMATNPATNPKNPYDSLKDFVPITNLVNVPNVLTVNPSVPAKNLAEFIALLKANPGKYAYASSGAGGIGHLDGELFKSLTKTDMVHVPYRGSGPALNDVIAGQVNAQFDNLPSSMPHIQAGKLRALAVAAPKRLPTLPDVPTFKEAGLPEMDNMAWYGLVAPAGTPKAVIDRVYEAAVKTLKDPKVVQRLADGGSLVDGNTPAQYAEQIKRELELRQRIAKERNIVSTN, via the coding sequence TTGACCGTGCTGTCACATGCCAAGGCCATTCTGGCCGCCGCCATCGCAGGCGTCTGCTTTAGTTCCGCGGCCCAGGCCGCCGACCCCTACCCCAACAAACCCATCCGCCTGATCGTTCCCTTTGCCGCCGGCGGCACCACCGACATCGTTGCCCGCATCGTGTCCGAAGGTCTGGGCCGCGAGCTTGGCCAAGCCGTCGTAGTGGAAAACCGTGGCGGCGGCGGCGGGTCCATCGGCGCGGACGCTGTCGCGCGCGCCACCCCTGACGGTTACACGCTGGGCGTCGCCACCGTCAGCACCATGGCCACCAACCCGGCGACCAACCCCAAGAACCCCTACGACTCTCTCAAGGACTTCGTGCCCATCACCAACCTGGTGAACGTGCCGAACGTGTTGACGGTAAACCCGTCGGTGCCGGCCAAGAACCTGGCGGAATTCATCGCCTTGCTGAAGGCGAACCCGGGCAAGTACGCCTATGCCTCATCCGGCGCGGGCGGCATCGGCCACCTGGACGGCGAACTCTTCAAGTCCCTGACCAAGACGGACATGGTGCACGTGCCGTATCGCGGCTCGGGTCCGGCGCTCAATGATGTGATCGCGGGTCAGGTGAACGCCCAGTTCGACAACCTGCCGTCTTCCATGCCGCACATTCAGGCCGGCAAGCTGCGCGCCCTGGCCGTGGCCGCCCCCAAGCGCCTGCCCACCCTGCCGGATGTGCCGACGTTCAAGGAAGCCGGCTTGCCGGAGATGGACAACATGGCCTGGTACGGGCTGGTGGCCCCGGCCGGCACGCCGAAAGCGGTGATTGACCGCGTGTATGAGGCGGCCGTCAAGACGCTGAAGGACCCGAAGGTTGTCCAGCGCCTTGCCGACGGCGGCTCGCTGGTGGACGGCAACACGCCCGCCCAGTACGCCGAACAGATCAAGCGCGAACTGGAGCTGCGCCAACGCATCGCCAAGGAACGCAATATCGTGTCGACGAACTGA
- a CDS encoding Na+/H+ antiporter subunit E, translating into MRRVYFLFLPVFLFVLWLVLNESLSAGQIALGAVLALWFTWAASRLRPLHARPRHLWKAVPLFLHVALDIFRSNIAVAKLILNPRRNDFSPGFIHIPLTMRDPHGLAMLACIVTYTPGTVWVDLTPDHSLKLHVLDLQNEQHWVDLVQQRYERPLMEIFE; encoded by the coding sequence ATGCGTCGCGTTTACTTCCTGTTCCTGCCGGTGTTCCTGTTTGTCCTGTGGCTGGTGCTGAATGAAAGCCTGTCGGCCGGCCAGATTGCGCTGGGCGCGGTGCTGGCGCTGTGGTTCACCTGGGCGGCATCGCGCTTGCGTCCGCTGCACGCGCGGCCACGGCATCTGTGGAAAGCAGTGCCGCTGTTCCTGCATGTCGCGTTGGACATCTTCAGGTCCAACATCGCGGTGGCCAAGTTGATCCTCAACCCGCGCCGCAATGATTTTTCGCCCGGTTTCATCCACATACCGTTGACTATGCGTGACCCGCACGGCCTGGCGATGCTGGCCTGCATCGTCACGTACACGCCTGGCACCGTCTGGGTGGACCTGACGCCGGACCACAGTTTGAAGCTGCACGTGCTCGACCTCCAGAATGAGCAACACTGGGTCGATCTGGTGCAGCAGCGCTACGAGCGCCCCTTGATGGAGATATTTGAATGA
- a CDS encoding monovalent cation/H+ antiporter subunit A has protein sequence MSLILILALPFAGSLCAALLPSNARNAEAWLAGLIALVCVALIASLYPEVANGGVIRFDMPWAPALGLQFTLRMDGYAWLFALIVSGMAALVVLYARYYMSPEDPVPRFFSFFLAFMAAMLGVVLSGNLIQLVMFWEMTSLASFMLIAYWHHRLDARRGARMALTVTGAGGLCLLAGVLILGHIVGSYDMDRVLAAGDLVRADPWYPAVLVLVALGALTKSAQFPFHFWLPNAMAAPTPVSAYLHSATMVKAGVFLLARFWPVLAGTDQWFWIIGGAGLITLVLGAYAAIFQQDMKGVLAYSTISHLGLITLLLGLNSELALVAAIFHMINHATFKASLFMAAGVVDHETGTRDLSRLSGLYKAMPITATLAMVAAASMAGVPLLNGFLSKEMFFAETTFVSGDRYTQIGLPLLATIAGAFSVAYSLRFILQVFFGPPATDLPRAPHEPPRWMLFPSALLVLMCLLVGVAPGLTVGPFLATAAQSILGDNMPEYSLAVWHGVNLPLVMSMVATTAGVLLYLVLRAHQRANPGRVPFIYRLDGRRTFEALLDGSSVAAAWLLRWVGSSRLQVQMLLIVLGTLFVAWLPLRGGGWLEGTGRMTPLDPAFALLWLVGGVCAVAAAYQAKYHRLASLALAGGAGLITCLTFVWFSAPDLALTQLSVEVVTVVLLLLGLRWLPRRIEQDDEETLKATLLARGRRFRDLLMATAAGTGMAALAYAVLMRPQGDTISSYFVDRALPDGGGTNVVNVILVDFRGFDTFGEITVLGIVALTVYALLRRFRPATESADLPRQQKEQDGGVPAAPDIKSLVPSGSMMVPTVLVRLLLPTAALISVYFLLRGHNQPGGGFVGGLIFATAVILQYMVGGVYWVESRSRLNPQNWIGIGLLAAGIAAVSAWLAYKPLLAALAWDVALPLIGHVHLSSVLLFDLGVYMLVVGSTVLVLVALAHQSLRAQRKAAADMQAAAVQTGEA, from the coding sequence ATGTCGCTGATCCTGATCCTCGCTCTGCCGTTTGCCGGCAGCCTGTGCGCCGCGCTGCTGCCTTCCAACGCCCGCAATGCCGAGGCGTGGTTGGCAGGCCTTATCGCCCTGGTCTGTGTGGCTCTGATCGCCAGCTTGTACCCGGAAGTCGCCAACGGCGGCGTGATTCGGTTCGACATGCCCTGGGCGCCCGCCCTGGGCCTGCAATTCACCCTGCGGATGGACGGCTACGCCTGGCTGTTCGCGCTGATTGTTTCCGGCATGGCTGCGCTGGTTGTCCTGTACGCGCGCTATTACATGTCGCCGGAAGACCCGGTGCCGCGCTTCTTCTCGTTTTTCCTGGCCTTCATGGCCGCCATGCTGGGCGTGGTGCTCTCGGGCAACCTGATCCAACTGGTCATGTTCTGGGAAATGACCAGCCTGGCGTCCTTCATGCTGATCGCCTACTGGCATCACCGCCTGGATGCCCGTCGCGGCGCGCGCATGGCCTTGACGGTAACCGGCGCGGGCGGGCTGTGCCTGCTGGCCGGGGTGCTCATCCTGGGCCACATTGTCGGCAGTTACGACATGGACCGCGTGCTGGCGGCGGGCGATCTGGTCCGCGCCGACCCCTGGTACCCCGCCGTGCTGGTGCTGGTGGCGCTGGGTGCGCTGACCAAGAGCGCCCAGTTTCCGTTCCACTTCTGGTTGCCCAACGCCATGGCGGCGCCCACGCCGGTGTCCGCCTACCTGCATTCGGCCACGATGGTGAAGGCAGGGGTGTTTCTGCTGGCGCGCTTCTGGCCGGTGCTGGCCGGTACTGACCAGTGGTTCTGGATCATCGGCGGGGCAGGGCTGATCACGCTGGTGCTGGGCGCCTATGCCGCCATCTTCCAGCAGGACATGAAAGGGGTGCTGGCGTATTCCACCATCAGCCACCTGGGCCTGATCACGCTGCTGCTGGGCCTGAACAGCGAACTGGCGCTGGTGGCCGCCATCTTCCACATGATCAACCACGCCACGTTCAAGGCGTCGTTGTTCATGGCGGCGGGGGTGGTCGACCACGAAACCGGCACGCGCGACCTGAGCCGCTTGTCCGGGCTGTACAAAGCCATGCCGATCACCGCCACGCTGGCCATGGTGGCGGCGGCGTCGATGGCGGGCGTGCCGCTGTTGAACGGCTTTTTGTCCAAGGAAATGTTCTTCGCCGAGACCACCTTCGTCAGCGGCGACCGCTACACGCAGATCGGCTTGCCGTTGTTGGCGACCATTGCCGGCGCGTTCAGCGTGGCGTATTCCTTGCGCTTCATCCTGCAGGTGTTCTTCGGCCCCCCGGCCACCGACCTGCCGCGCGCGCCGCATGAGCCGCCGCGCTGGATGCTGTTTCCCAGCGCCTTGCTGGTGTTGATGTGCCTGCTGGTGGGCGTCGCGCCGGGCCTGACGGTCGGCCCGTTCCTGGCGACCGCCGCGCAAAGCATCCTGGGCGACAACATGCCCGAATACAGCCTGGCCGTCTGGCATGGCGTGAATCTGCCCCTGGTGATGAGCATGGTGGCCACCACGGCGGGCGTGCTGCTTTACCTGGTTCTGCGTGCCCACCAGCGCGCCAACCCGGGCCGCGTTCCCTTTATTTACCGTCTGGACGGCCGGCGCACGTTTGAAGCCTTGCTGGATGGCTCCAGCGTGGCCGCGGCCTGGCTGCTGCGTTGGGTGGGATCGTCGCGGCTGCAAGTGCAGATGCTGTTGATTGTGCTGGGCACCTTGTTCGTGGCCTGGCTGCCCCTGCGCGGGGGCGGTTGGCTGGAAGGCACGGGCCGCATGACCCCGCTGGACCCGGCCTTTGCCCTGTTGTGGCTGGTGGGCGGCGTCTGCGCGGTGGCGGCAGCCTACCAGGCCAAATATCACCGCCTGGCGTCCCTGGCGCTGGCTGGCGGCGCGGGGCTCATCACCTGCCTGACGTTCGTCTGGTTTTCGGCCCCCGATCTGGCGTTGACCCAACTGTCCGTGGAAGTCGTCACCGTGGTGCTGTTGCTGCTGGGCTTGCGCTGGCTGCCGCGCCGTATCGAACAAGACGACGAAGAAACACTCAAAGCAACGTTGCTGGCCCGTGGCCGCCGCTTTCGCGATCTGTTGATGGCCACGGCCGCCGGCACCGGCATGGCGGCGCTGGCCTACGCGGTGCTGATGCGCCCGCAAGGCGACACGATTTCATCCTATTTTGTTGACCGCGCGTTGCCGGACGGCGGCGGCACCAACGTGGTGAACGTCATCCTGGTGGACTTCCGGGGCTTCGATACGTTCGGCGAAATCACGGTGCTGGGCATCGTGGCGCTGACGGTCTACGCGCTGCTGCGCCGCTTCCGTCCCGCCACGGAAAGCGCCGACCTGCCGCGTCAGCAAAAGGAACAGGACGGCGGCGTGCCGGCCGCGCCCGACATCAAATCTCTGGTGCCCAGCGGTTCGATGATGGTGCCGACGGTGCTGGTGCGCCTGCTGCTGCCCACCGCCGCGCTGATTTCGGTGTACTTCCTGCTGCGCGGCCACAACCAGCCCGGCGGCGGTTTCGTGGGCGGCCTTATTTTCGCCACCGCCGTCATCCTGCAGTACATGGTGGGTGGTGTGTATTGGGTGGAATCGCGCAGCCGCTTGAACCCGCAAAACTGGATCGGTATCGGTCTGCTGGCGGCGGGCATCGCCGCCGTGTCCGCATGGCTCGCCTATAAGCCCTTGCTGGCCGCGCTGGCATGGGACGTGGCGCTGCCGCTGATCGGCCATGTGCACCTGTCCAGTGTGCTGCTGTTCGATCTGGGCGTGTACATGCTGGTCGTGGGGTCCACCGTGCTGGTGCTGGTGGCGCTGGCTCACCAATCGCTGCGCGCGCAACGCAAGGCCGCCGCCGACATGCAAGCGGCCGCCGTACAAACAGGGGAAGCCTGA
- a CDS encoding FapA family protein codes for MQLTKKFVKAKNPCAGGYKWFIRDHNGQGDYQAVLDALVADGRVGDANWLLDQFGPTDAVLRLDSLDANAIVFAGTLEIRMGINVDTVVRAGRSIITGGGIRAGETIMAGENITAAANIASGGEIHAGGDISADWGIESASRLECRGNVRAKWDICAGQDLAVTGHLHAGQDVRAQGAIQCGQGIKAGGDVRADNAISATSGIQAGGAIQCGDHLASGWGMIAGGDIRADGSIRAGEGVKADGVIQAGDGHGVYAGLSVRLDAWSVCARVVARSRPAQLVSGHWAGPSAVADGDVDADGEVDADGDDDAGGNVVAGSTAEAGSARQAWTLPVSPALA; via the coding sequence ATGCAACTTACCAAGAAATTCGTCAAAGCCAAGAACCCCTGCGCGGGCGGCTACAAATGGTTCATCCGCGATCACAACGGACAGGGGGACTACCAAGCCGTGCTGGATGCCCTGGTCGCCGACGGCCGCGTCGGCGACGCCAACTGGCTGCTGGATCAGTTTGGTCCGACCGACGCGGTGCTCAGGCTGGACTCGCTTGACGCCAATGCCATCGTCTTCGCGGGCACGCTGGAAATTCGCATGGGTATCAACGTGGACACGGTGGTGCGCGCCGGGCGCAGCATCATCACGGGCGGCGGCATCCGCGCCGGCGAAACCATCATGGCGGGTGAAAACATCACGGCCGCCGCCAACATCGCGAGTGGCGGGGAAATACACGCGGGCGGCGACATCAGCGCGGACTGGGGCATCGAGTCCGCCTCGCGCCTGGAGTGCCGCGGCAACGTGCGCGCCAAATGGGACATCTGCGCGGGCCAGGACCTGGCCGTCACCGGCCACCTGCACGCGGGCCAGGACGTGCGGGCGCAAGGCGCCATCCAATGCGGCCAAGGTATCAAGGCGGGCGGCGATGTGCGCGCGGACAATGCCATCAGCGCCACCTCCGGCATTCAGGCAGGCGGAGCAATCCAATGCGGCGACCACCTGGCTTCGGGCTGGGGCATGATCGCCGGAGGCGACATCCGCGCCGACGGCTCCATTCGCGCCGGTGAAGGCGTGAAAGCGGACGGCGTGATCCAGGCCGGCGACGGCCACGGCGTCTACGCCGGACTGAGCGTCAGGCTGGACGCCTGGTCCGTTTGCGCCCGGGTCGTTGCGCGATCGCGGCCCGCCCAGTTGGTCAGCGGGCACTGGGCTGGACCCAGCGCCGTGGCCGACGGCGACGTGGATGCTGACGGCGAGGTTGATGCTGACGGCGACGACGATGCAGGCGGCAACGTTGTTGCAGGCAGCACCGCCGAAGCAGGCAGCGCCCGCCAGGCGTGGACCCTGCCGGTCAGCCCCGCCTTGGCGTAA
- a CDS encoding Na+/H+ antiporter subunit C: protein MELIYAVAIGVLAGSGVWLLLRPRTFQFIMGLSLVSYAVNLFIFGMGRLTSGRPPVIAPDMAHDPSWYADPLPQALVLTAIVIGFATTALFLVVLLASRGLTGTDHVDGRESQS from the coding sequence ATGGAATTGATTTATGCCGTCGCGATTGGCGTGCTGGCGGGCTCTGGGGTCTGGCTGCTGCTGCGGCCTCGCACCTTCCAGTTCATCATGGGCCTGTCGCTGGTTTCCTATGCGGTCAACCTCTTCATCTTCGGCATGGGCCGGCTGACGTCGGGCCGTCCGCCCGTGATAGCCCCGGACATGGCGCACGACCCGTCCTGGTATGCCGACCCGCTGCCGCAGGCGCTGGTGCTGACCGCCATCGTGATCGGCTTCGCCACCACCGCGCTGTTCCTGGTGGTGCTGCTGGCTTCGCGCGGGCTGACGGGTACCGACCACGTTGATGGACGGGAGTCCCAATCTTGA
- the mnhG gene encoding monovalent cation/H(+) antiporter subunit G, whose protein sequence is MMDAAIPLWAGIPACILLVLGGLLALTGSAGLLRFRSFYSRIHAPTLGNTLGCACVLLSSILVFSAWSARPVFHEVIIILLLVVSSPVTAMLLMRAATYRNRLTKADADLDAR, encoded by the coding sequence ATGATGGACGCCGCCATTCCTCTCTGGGCCGGAATTCCCGCCTGCATCCTGCTGGTGCTGGGCGGCTTGCTGGCATTGACCGGGTCCGCCGGCCTGCTGCGCTTTCGCAGCTTTTATTCCCGCATCCACGCGCCCACGCTGGGCAACACGCTGGGCTGCGCCTGCGTGTTGCTGTCGTCCATCCTGGTGTTTTCGGCGTGGTCGGCGCGGCCGGTGTTCCATGAAGTGATCATCATCTTGCTGTTGGTCGTTTCGTCGCCGGTAACCGCCATGCTGCTGATGCGCGCGGCCACGTATCGCAACCGCCTGACCAAGGCAGACGCGGACCTGGACGCACGCTAA
- a CDS encoding monovalent cation/H+ antiporter subunit D: protein MNFWLQHLPVLPIIVPLLAGAAMLLLADTSRYARGTISVIATLGQLAAAIALLVVAGGGVPGVWPQGVGVYLVGDWPAPFGIVLVVDRLAAVMLTLTAVLGLATLTYALARWDRAGVHFHSLFQFLLMGLNGAFLTGDLFNLFVFFEVLLAASYGLLLHGSGVARVSAGLQYIAVNLVASFLLLISIALIYGVTGTLNMADLALRAGHLTGAERMLFEAGAAILGVAFLVKAGAWPLNFWLVKGYGSASAPIAAMFSIMTKVGIYALLRIGSLLLPTGAPAAFSLDWMFAAGLATLLFGAFGLLATQQLEKMVGYCVIVSAGTLLTALGMPGVTLTGPALFYLISSVLTTGAFFLLAELIERTRSFGANVLAVTLDAFDLDDPASVNRSDDVVGVAIPAAMAFLGLAFICCALLVTGLPPLSGFVAKFSLLSAAVSAATESAPPMDAWILVAAVLVSGLAGLIGLGRTGIRVFWASDDRSTPRLRVIEAGPVAVLLLLCVGLAAGAGPVSAYLDDAARSLDQPKSYIDAVMSAQTVRGVKGGS from the coding sequence TTGAATTTTTGGCTGCAACACCTTCCTGTATTGCCCATCATCGTGCCGCTGCTTGCGGGCGCGGCGATGTTGCTGTTGGCTGATACCAGCCGTTATGCGCGCGGCACCATTTCCGTCATCGCCACGCTGGGCCAACTGGCTGCCGCCATCGCCTTGCTGGTGGTGGCGGGCGGCGGCGTACCCGGCGTCTGGCCCCAGGGGGTGGGCGTGTATCTGGTAGGCGACTGGCCCGCGCCCTTTGGCATCGTGCTGGTCGTGGACCGATTGGCCGCCGTCATGCTGACCTTGACCGCCGTGCTGGGCCTGGCCACGCTGACCTATGCGCTGGCCCGTTGGGACCGCGCCGGTGTGCACTTCCATTCGCTGTTCCAGTTCCTGCTGATGGGCCTGAACGGCGCCTTCCTGACCGGCGACCTTTTCAACCTGTTCGTGTTCTTTGAAGTGCTGCTGGCGGCGTCCTATGGCCTGCTGCTGCATGGCTCGGGCGTGGCGCGCGTCAGCGCCGGCCTGCAATACATTGCCGTCAATCTGGTCGCCTCGTTCCTGCTGCTGATCAGTATTGCGCTGATCTACGGCGTGACCGGCACCCTGAACATGGCCGACCTGGCCTTGCGCGCGGGCCACCTGACCGGTGCCGAACGCATGCTGTTCGAAGCCGGCGCGGCCATCCTGGGCGTGGCGTTTTTGGTGAAAGCCGGCGCCTGGCCCCTGAATTTCTGGCTGGTCAAGGGTTATGGCTCGGCCAGCGCGCCCATTGCCGCCATGTTCTCCATCATGACCAAGGTGGGCATCTATGCCTTGTTGCGCATTGGTTCGCTGCTGCTGCCCACCGGCGCGCCCGCGGCCTTCAGCCTGGACTGGATGTTCGCGGCAGGGCTTGCCACGCTGCTGTTCGGCGCGTTCGGCCTGTTGGCCACGCAGCAGCTGGAGAAGATGGTTGGCTACTGCGTGATCGTGTCGGCAGGCACCTTGTTGACGGCCCTGGGCATGCCCGGGGTCACGCTGACCGGCCCCGCGCTGTTCTATCTGATCAGTTCGGTGCTGACGACCGGCGCGTTCTTCCTGCTGGCCGAATTGATCGAACGCACCCGCAGCTTCGGCGCCAACGTGCTGGCGGTGACGCTGGACGCTTTTGACCTGGATGACCCGGCGTCGGTGAATCGGTCTGACGACGTGGTCGGCGTGGCTATTCCTGCCGCCATGGCCTTCCTGGGCCTGGCCTTCATCTGCTGCGCGTTGCTGGTGACGGGTTTGCCGCCGCTGTCGGGTTTCGTGGCCAAGTTCTCGCTGCTGTCGGCCGCCGTTTCGGCCGCCACCGAGTCCGCGCCGCCCATGGATGCGTGGATTCTGGTGGCCGCCGTGCTGGTGTCCGGCCTGGCTGGCCTGATCGGGCTGGGCCGCACGGGCATCCGCGTGTTCTGGGCCAGCGACGACCGCAGCACGCCGCGCCTGCGCGTGATTGAAGCGGGTCCGGTCGCGGTGCTGCTGCTGCTGTGCGTGGGGCTGGCGGCGGGGGCAGGGCCGGTATCGGCCTACCTGGACGACGCGGCGCGGTCACTGGACCAGCCCAAGTCCTATATTGATGCCGTCATGTCCGCGCAGACCGTGCGCGGCGTCAAGGGAGGAAGCTGA
- a CDS encoding K+/H+ antiporter subunit F: MNTALYWAASFAMVCFALGMVFAAVRLLRGPTAQDRVLALDTLYINGMLMMLVFGIRSGSSLYFDIALLIALFGFVGSTAMARFLLRGEVIEP; the protein is encoded by the coding sequence ATGAACACCGCACTGTATTGGGCGGCGTCCTTTGCCATGGTGTGTTTTGCCCTGGGCATGGTGTTTGCCGCCGTCCGCCTGCTGCGCGGCCCCACCGCGCAAGACCGCGTGCTGGCGCTGGACACGCTGTATATCAACGGCATGTTGATGATGCTGGTGTTCGGCATCCGCTCGGGCTCGTCGCTGTATTTCGACATTGCCTTGCTGATCGCGCTGTTCGGCTTTGTCGGGTCCACGGCCATGGCGCGCTTCCTGCTGCGCGGCGAGGTGATCGAGCCATGA
- a CDS encoding DMT family transporter — protein MFSNRISWAAYGSTTLFVLLWSGGAIFAKWGLSHASAFGFLLLRFLLALSVLLLICVHRKRWLPAPGTRLMVAATGVLLIGVYSICYLLALDHGITPGVLATLLGAQPILTLALMERRYEPARITGLLLALAGLVMVVYQSIGMARFSVAGMAFAFAALASMTAGAILQKRVTQAPLDVMPLQYAASLALCLLLAPFQPIAAQWSLGLILPLVWMGLVISIGATLLFYRMIQAGNLVNVTSLFYLVPAGTAALDYLVLGNRLSGLSLAGMGAILLGLMLVLRHQAPGVTPRRG, from the coding sequence ATGTTTTCGAATCGCATCTCGTGGGCCGCTTACGGGTCCACAACCTTGTTCGTGCTGCTGTGGAGCGGCGGCGCAATCTTCGCCAAATGGGGGCTGTCGCATGCGTCGGCCTTTGGCTTCTTGCTGCTGCGTTTCCTTCTGGCGTTGTCGGTGCTGTTGCTGATTTGCGTCCACCGCAAACGTTGGTTGCCCGCGCCGGGCACGCGCTTGATGGTCGCGGCAACCGGCGTGCTGCTGATTGGCGTCTATTCCATCTGCTACCTGCTGGCGCTGGACCACGGCATTACGCCGGGCGTGCTGGCCACCTTGCTGGGCGCTCAGCCCATCCTGACCTTGGCGCTAATGGAACGGCGCTATGAACCGGCGCGCATCACCGGCTTGCTGCTGGCGTTGGCGGGGTTAGTCATGGTGGTGTATCAAAGCATCGGCATGGCGCGCTTCTCAGTAGCCGGTATGGCGTTCGCGTTTGCGGCGCTGGCCAGCATGACGGCGGGTGCCATCCTGCAAAAGCGCGTCACCCAGGCGCCGCTGGATGTCATGCCCTTGCAGTACGCGGCAAGCCTGGCGCTGTGCCTGTTGCTGGCGCCGTTCCAGCCGATAGCAGCGCAATGGAGCCTGGGCCTGATCTTGCCCCTGGTCTGGATGGGGCTGGTGATTTCCATCGGCGCCACGCTGCTGTTCTATCGCATGATCCAGGCGGGCAACCTGGTCAATGTCACCAGCCTGTTCTATCTGGTGCCGGCCGGCACCGCGGCCCTGGATTACCTGGTGCTGGGCAACCGGCTGTCGGGGCTTAGCCTGGCCGGCATGGGCGCGATCTTGCTGGGCTTGATGCTGGTGCTGCGGCATCAAGCCCCTGGGGTTACGCCAAGGCGGGGCTGA